In the Flavobacterium sp. J372 genome, one interval contains:
- a CDS encoding AAA family ATPase — protein MKPIDIIGLKNFRIFDFTTGFLGELSSINILTGANNSGKSSIIKALQMLKNSSKQNQFPLQLDLNQQEHF, from the coding sequence ATGAAACCAATCGATATTATCGGATTAAAGAACTTCAGGATTTTTGATTTCACAACCGGCTTTTTAGGCGAATTATCATCAATTAATATTTTGACCGGCGCCAATAATTCCGGAAAGAGCTCTATTATAAAAGCCTTGCAAATGCTCAAAAACAGCAGCAAACAAAATCAATTTCCATTACAGCTGGATTTAAATCAGCAGGAACACTTTTAG
- a CDS encoding alpha-ketoglutarate-dependent dioxygenase AlkB — protein MILFDQTDIFTTGTAGRKIFDLPDLELMQYDGFIPKAHADSYYTILLSNTPWQEYQMPMYDKMVTAPRMIAWYGEQEEAGETALPWTPELLELRDQVQQETGLRFNAVLLNLYRNGNDSVAWHSDREHKIGKNPNIASVTFGQTRPFRFRHKNNKEVGQLEIPLHHGTLLLMSGTTNTFWEHHIPKSAKNMLPRINLTFRQVRNNGNSNGLK, from the coding sequence ATGATTTTATTTGACCAGACTGATATATTTACAACAGGGACGGCTGGCAGGAAAATATTTGACCTGCCGGACCTGGAACTCATGCAATATGATGGATTTATCCCAAAAGCGCATGCTGACAGCTATTATACTATACTGCTCAGCAATACCCCCTGGCAGGAATACCAGATGCCGATGTATGACAAAATGGTTACGGCTCCCCGGATGATCGCATGGTATGGCGAGCAGGAAGAAGCCGGCGAAACTGCCTTGCCATGGACACCTGAGCTGTTGGAACTTCGGGATCAGGTCCAGCAGGAAACAGGGCTTAGGTTCAATGCAGTGCTGCTGAACCTGTATCGTAACGGCAATGATAGTGTCGCCTGGCATTCGGATAGGGAGCATAAGATCGGCAAAAATCCTAACATAGCCTCAGTGACATTTGGCCAGACCAGGCCTTTCAGGTTCCGGCACAAGAACAACAAAGAGGTTGGGCAATTAGAGATCCCGCTGCATCACGGGACTTTATTGCTGATGTCAGGCACGACCAATACTTTTTGGGAGCATCATATCCCTAAGTCGGCAAAAAACATGCTGCCAAGGATTAATTTAACTTTCAGGCAGGTAAGAAACAATGGAAATTCGAACGGCCTGAAATAG
- a CDS encoding UvrD-helicase domain-containing protein: protein MSVIYIILLCLSFFGIWLLYKKYILQKKQRQLLISYKEKISEANHYGNNLLGFQKYFARWDEQQYAQKFKDLRKVIKPGYENLGLDEQYIAAIEKFTCTFDEISEIRKAYNDEFVIKDKKAYQHLFDSLEEYPLSADQIEAVIRDEDNNLVLAGAGTGKTTTISAKVAYILEKKLASPQELLIISFTNNAVEEMRERCRKFCKHIPGAEDLDVRTFNSFGYLVNRQCSKQELHLAFGGKEDAAKAFLQENFDKLFLEDADFQRKATNFIAFFNRPDRDEFKFETKDDFIKHEQSFKNETLDGKKVNSKEEMEIGNFFCLFGINYEYEKHYPLEPDDRNADYSSYHPDFFLTDYNIWHEHFGVDREGNVPNWFKTKSPYPTAKEYYQAGMNWKRGIHAKYGTSLIESYSFENAEGSLISNLKQKLVQHGVILEPRKPEDILPLIKKSAYYEDFINLFYTFLGLMKSNAKAPDDIIAKSRDRRLKIFMDVFKPVYHHYETQLRNRSHVDFNDMINHAADYIATGNYSKPYKYILVDEFQDMSLGRYELLKSLKKQNPGLKLYAVGDDWQSIFRFTGSDISIITEFEKHFGFTSTTAIFRTYRFNDEILELSSSFIQKNPSQIRKTLISEREAEEKSFAFIGSEITGNRDAHQEAKELAIRSVLQEISTLKKDAKVFLIGRYHHNIPAGFKALVKDYQALKIEYYTSHGVKGMTCDYAVVLDVNSGILGFPSEMADDPLLGFLLHEGDSFENAEERRVFYVAITRARHKNFLLYNVLNPSKFLIEIMGETDAPGSMAGKCPDCSGQLVERKGPYSAFIGCSNYPQCDFRTRSTIATNNA, encoded by the coding sequence TTGTCTGTAATATATATTATACTGTTGTGTCTGTCATTTTTTGGCATTTGGCTACTATACAAAAAATATATACTCCAAAAAAAACAAAGACAACTCCTAATATCCTATAAGGAAAAAATCAGCGAGGCTAATCACTATGGTAACAACCTTTTGGGCTTTCAAAAATATTTTGCCCGGTGGGATGAGCAACAGTATGCCCAAAAATTCAAAGACTTGCGTAAAGTAATCAAGCCGGGGTACGAAAATTTAGGATTAGATGAACAATATATAGCAGCCATTGAAAAATTCACCTGCACTTTCGATGAAATTAGTGAAATTCGAAAGGCATACAATGACGAGTTTGTAATAAAGGACAAAAAAGCATATCAACATTTGTTTGACAGCCTCGAAGAATATCCTCTATCAGCAGATCAGATAGAGGCTGTCATCCGTGACGAAGACAATAACCTTGTGTTAGCTGGCGCTGGTACCGGTAAGACAACAACCATATCAGCAAAAGTAGCTTACATCCTTGAAAAGAAACTGGCCTCACCCCAGGAGCTCCTGATCATCTCCTTTACCAATAATGCCGTGGAGGAAATGCGCGAAAGATGTAGGAAGTTTTGCAAGCATATCCCAGGGGCTGAAGATCTTGACGTAAGGACATTCAACAGTTTTGGATACCTGGTCAACCGACAATGTTCAAAACAGGAACTTCACCTTGCTTTTGGAGGTAAAGAGGACGCCGCAAAAGCATTCCTACAGGAAAATTTTGATAAACTATTTCTCGAAGATGCAGATTTTCAGCGAAAGGCCACCAACTTTATCGCCTTTTTTAACAGACCGGATCGTGATGAATTCAAATTTGAAACAAAAGACGATTTCATAAAGCACGAGCAAAGCTTCAAAAATGAGACACTTGATGGAAAGAAAGTCAATAGTAAAGAGGAAATGGAGATCGGAAATTTCTTTTGTTTATTCGGAATCAACTATGAATATGAGAAGCATTATCCATTAGAACCTGATGATCGTAACGCTGATTACAGCAGTTATCATCCGGATTTTTTCCTGACCGATTACAATATTTGGCACGAGCACTTTGGTGTGGACCGTGAAGGCAATGTACCCAATTGGTTTAAAACCAAGTCTCCATACCCCACGGCTAAGGAGTATTATCAGGCAGGAATGAACTGGAAGAGGGGCATCCATGCCAAATACGGAACATCCCTCATCGAATCGTACTCCTTTGAAAATGCGGAAGGCAGCCTAATCTCCAATTTAAAGCAAAAATTAGTGCAGCACGGAGTGATTCTTGAACCCCGAAAACCGGAAGATATTCTGCCCTTGATAAAGAAATCGGCATATTATGAGGACTTCATAAACCTTTTCTATACTTTCCTCGGGCTAATGAAGTCAAACGCGAAAGCACCAGATGACATTATCGCTAAAAGCCGTGACCGCAGGCTAAAAATATTTATGGATGTGTTCAAGCCGGTTTACCATCATTACGAAACGCAGTTACGTAACCGATCACATGTAGATTTCAACGATATGATTAATCATGCAGCGGACTATATAGCCACTGGGAATTACAGTAAGCCTTATAAGTACATTCTGGTTGACGAGTTTCAGGATATGTCCCTTGGAAGGTACGAACTTTTAAAAAGCTTAAAAAAGCAAAATCCCGGACTCAAACTATATGCCGTTGGTGATGACTGGCAGTCCATTTTTCGTTTTACTGGCAGCGATATTTCCATCATTACCGAGTTCGAGAAACATTTTGGATTTACCAGTACAACGGCTATATTTCGTACGTACCGCTTCAACGATGAGATTTTAGAGCTTTCCAGCAGCTTCATCCAGAAAAATCCATCGCAAATACGCAAAACCCTGATTTCGGAACGTGAGGCGGAAGAAAAGAGTTTTGCTTTCATCGGGTCGGAAATTACTGGTAACCGCGACGCTCACCAGGAAGCAAAAGAGCTGGCCATACGCTCCGTACTTCAGGAAATCAGCACTTTAAAAAAAGATGCAAAGGTTTTTCTGATTGGGCGCTACCATCATAACATACCGGCGGGATTCAAAGCACTGGTAAAAGACTATCAAGCGCTAAAAATTGAATATTACACGAGCCATGGTGTTAAGGGGATGACTTGTGACTACGCTGTCGTACTGGATGTAAATTCCGGCATTCTCGGCTTCCCTTCAGAAATGGCCGATGATCCATTATTGGGCTTTTTGCTCCATGAGGGGGACAGCTTCGAAAATGCAGAGGAACGCCGAGTATTTTATGTAGCGATCACCCGTGCCAGGCATAAGAATTTCCTCTTATACAATGTGCTTAACCCCAGCAAATTTCTTATTGAGATTATGGGGGAAACGGATGCCCCAGGCTCAATGGCAGGCAAATGCCCGGACTGTTCAGGCCAACTGGTCGAACGTAAAGGCCCCTATAGCGCATTTATAGGATGCTCAAATTATCCCCAATGCGATTTTAGGACGAGGAGTACAATTGCAACCAACAATGCTTAA
- a CDS encoding AAA family ATPase encodes MKNIYVALKYEVPASKNTFTASLRAIQVVDKSDQSIVFSFTYRDATDQEKQDHRAIFDAEMTEYEAQKGETTDLMTAFINGNSRWLIPPHQNPLEGYIEWSMNLEKLKSYLSKLRNFYLLYIENKGKWIGLDKIDDRAHDIFFIPSVLVNSFTKDIGPESWNDFIDNVIGDLKKIEGKEKIGQDAFESDEYFLPRPEIEEVLYWETLKIFKSKLVWNITDDEGANHSIMANSFESSWKALAQRISTISYVSNIKEENARIYNANVNSPFINLLKEYSNLGYKETDFIRKYLKIFDIGNDIKIDYDPKYQLIKVIIVTFDGIERELIDFGYGIKQLILILIQISILAQKSKDLRQEYDEEYGEVFNDYYAPGILLIEEPESNLHPKWQSVMATMFAEANSEFKIQLIVETHSEYLIRKLQNLVADGELKPQSVKIFYLRNLHKIEVGKGQVESLFIQDDGSIDYTMFDSGFFDESTNLEFSLLNIRRENFIKEFEDLKQNNDDNVDKIAELQQKVDAYTDKVDLNAYSLTIHRRFDTSKLSPVSVKYLVSGQYLLSNISAGDDFSPVILQYGRTIENELLKLFNRVDSNGNWSIGKMQAAMEHALSRRVILRGALNDVTTAQRTALGTQLRSTFVNHTNLKVGLLDRLRKRRNESGHPGHTKTRQDAVDYIRDANDFLDKWIGEMR; translated from the coding sequence ATGAAAAATATTTATGTCGCTCTGAAATATGAAGTCCCTGCTTCCAAAAACACTTTTACGGCAAGCCTAAGGGCAATACAGGTCGTGGATAAATCTGATCAAAGTATTGTATTCTCCTTTACCTACAGGGATGCCACAGACCAGGAAAAACAAGATCATAGGGCTATTTTCGATGCTGAGATGACCGAGTATGAAGCACAGAAAGGAGAGACTACTGACTTGATGACCGCATTCATCAATGGTAATAGCCGTTGGCTCATACCTCCCCATCAAAATCCACTGGAAGGCTATATTGAGTGGTCTATGAACCTTGAAAAGCTAAAATCCTATTTGTCGAAACTCAGAAATTTTTACCTCTTGTATATTGAAAACAAAGGAAAGTGGATTGGTTTAGACAAGATTGATGATCGTGCCCACGATATATTCTTTATACCTTCTGTTTTGGTAAATTCTTTCACTAAGGATATTGGGCCGGAATCCTGGAATGACTTCATTGACAATGTCATTGGAGACCTAAAAAAAATTGAAGGCAAGGAGAAAATTGGACAAGATGCCTTCGAGTCGGATGAATATTTTTTGCCCCGTCCCGAAATTGAGGAGGTACTCTACTGGGAAACCTTAAAAATTTTCAAAAGCAAATTAGTATGGAATATTACTGATGATGAAGGGGCTAATCATTCCATTATGGCGAACAGTTTTGAGAGTAGCTGGAAAGCTTTAGCGCAACGGATTAGTACAATAAGCTATGTTTCAAACATAAAAGAGGAAAATGCCAGGATTTATAATGCTAATGTAAATTCGCCTTTTATAAATCTTCTGAAAGAATACAGCAACCTGGGCTATAAGGAAACAGACTTCATCCGAAAATATTTGAAGATATTTGATATAGGTAACGATATCAAAATTGATTATGATCCTAAATACCAGTTGATAAAGGTTATCATAGTTACATTCGATGGTATCGAAAGGGAACTTATTGATTTTGGATATGGCATAAAACAGTTGATACTTATTTTGATCCAGATCAGTATTCTGGCACAGAAGAGTAAAGACTTAAGGCAGGAATATGATGAAGAATACGGCGAGGTTTTTAACGATTATTATGCCCCGGGTATTTTGCTTATCGAGGAGCCGGAATCTAACCTTCACCCTAAATGGCAATCGGTTATGGCAACAATGTTCGCTGAGGCCAACAGCGAATTCAAAATTCAGCTCATCGTTGAAACGCACAGTGAATACCTGATCAGGAAGCTACAGAATTTAGTAGCTGATGGTGAGTTAAAACCACAAAGCGTTAAAATATTCTATCTCAGAAACCTTCATAAGATTGAAGTGGGAAAGGGGCAGGTCGAAAGCCTGTTTATCCAGGATGACGGCAGTATCGATTATACTATGTTTGACAGCGGTTTTTTTGATGAAAGCACTAATTTGGAATTCAGCTTGCTGAATATCCGCCGTGAAAATTTCATAAAGGAATTTGAAGATTTAAAACAAAATAATGACGACAACGTAGATAAAATTGCCGAACTGCAGCAGAAAGTTGATGCCTACACCGACAAGGTAGACCTAAATGCATATAGCCTAACGATTCATAGGCGATTTGACACCTCTAAGCTATCACCCGTAAGCGTCAAGTACCTTGTATCAGGCCAATACCTTTTAAGCAACATCAGTGCAGGAGATGATTTTTCGCCGGTAATCCTCCAGTACGGAAGGACTATTGAGAATGAGCTCCTAAAACTCTTTAACCGGGTTGATTCAAACGGGAACTGGTCTATTGGCAAAATGCAGGCGGCAATGGAACATGCACTTTCACGTAGAGTAATTTTGCGAGGAGCCTTAAATGATGTAACAACTGCACAACGTACCGCTTTGGGAACGCAGCTCCGCAGTACATTTGTTAACCATACAAATTTAAAGGTAGGTTTACTTGACCGCTTGCGAAAAAGACGTAATGAATCCGGACATCCGGGGCATACCAAAACACGGCAAGACGCTGTGGACTACATCCGTGATGCTAACGACTTTCTGGATAAGTGGATTGGTGAAATGCGGTAA